A region of Bradyrhizobium sp. SZCCHNS1050 DNA encodes the following proteins:
- a CDS encoding amidase gives MAAPQWTFATAVDTAKALADREISSVELTKLAIDRIERHDSEINAVCVRDFERALAAADAADAALARGERRPLLGLPLTVKESYNVAGLPTTWGFPQHRDFIAAEDALTVTRVKDAGGIVLGKTNVPLGLGDWQSYNDIYGTTNNPYDLGRTPGGSSGGSAAALAAGYGSLSLGSDIGGSLRAPAFHCGVTAHKPSYGLVASRGHTPPPFQPLPGEADLAVVGPMARSAADLSLLLDVIAGPDPLEAGKAYRLDLPPPRHGRLRDFRVLVVASDPLLPTDSAVRGAIERLTADLARAGVSVTTDSPLLPDFAASSRLYMRMLLGFIGATMPAEVHAGASHAAAQLPKEAASLAAERLRGIALSHRDWVQAGGARARLRAQWRTLFEQFDAVICPIMPTPAYPHDHSPDQEQRRISIDGVEHCYTDQLAWPGIATLPGLPATAIPLGLADGLPVGVQIVGPFLEDRTPLKLADLIEREFGGFVPPPRFAN, from the coding sequence TTGGCCGCACCGCAATGGACGTTCGCAACTGCCGTCGACACGGCGAAGGCGTTGGCAGATCGTGAGATCTCGTCGGTCGAGCTGACCAAGCTCGCCATCGACCGCATCGAACGTCATGACTCCGAGATCAACGCCGTCTGCGTGCGCGATTTCGAGCGCGCGCTCGCTGCCGCCGACGCCGCCGACGCGGCGCTGGCGCGCGGCGAACGGCGGCCCCTGCTCGGCCTTCCGCTCACGGTGAAGGAATCCTACAACGTTGCCGGCCTGCCGACGACCTGGGGTTTTCCGCAGCACAGGGATTTCATCGCGGCCGAGGATGCGCTGACGGTGACGCGCGTGAAGGATGCCGGCGGCATCGTGCTCGGCAAGACCAACGTGCCGCTCGGGCTCGGCGACTGGCAGAGCTACAACGACATCTACGGCACCACCAACAATCCCTACGATCTCGGCCGCACGCCGGGCGGTTCGTCAGGCGGATCGGCCGCGGCCCTGGCGGCCGGCTACGGCTCGCTGTCGCTCGGCTCCGATATCGGCGGCTCGCTCCGGGCGCCGGCGTTTCATTGCGGCGTCACCGCGCACAAGCCGAGCTACGGCCTGGTGGCCTCGCGCGGCCATACGCCGCCGCCGTTTCAGCCGCTGCCGGGCGAGGCCGACCTCGCCGTCGTCGGCCCGATGGCGCGCTCGGCCGCCGATCTGTCGCTGCTGCTCGATGTGATCGCAGGCCCCGACCCGCTCGAGGCCGGCAAGGCATATCGCCTCGACCTGCCGCCGCCGCGCCACGGTCGCCTGCGGGATTTCCGCGTGCTGGTGGTCGCGAGCGATCCGCTGCTGCCGACCGACAGCGCCGTGCGCGGCGCGATCGAGCGGCTGACGGCCGACCTCGCACGGGCCGGCGTGAGCGTCACGACGGACAGCCCGCTGCTGCCGGACTTCGCCGCATCGAGCCGGCTCTACATGCGCATGCTGCTCGGCTTCATCGGCGCCACCATGCCGGCGGAGGTCCACGCCGGCGCCAGTCACGCGGCCGCGCAATTGCCGAAGGAGGCAGCGAGCCTCGCGGCCGAGCGGCTGCGCGGCATCGCGCTCAGCCATCGCGACTGGGTGCAGGCCGGCGGGGCGCGGGCGCGGCTGCGCGCGCAATGGCGAACGCTGTTCGAGCAGTTCGATGCCGTGATCTGCCCGATCATGCCAACGCCGGCCTATCCGCACGACCATTCGCCCGACCAGGAGCAGCGCCGCATCAGCATCGACGGCGTCGAGCATTGCTACACCGATCAGCTCGCCTGGCCGGGCATCGCCACCTTGCCCGGACTGCCCGCCACCGCGATTCCGCTTGGACTCGCCGACGGCCTGCCGGTCGGGGTGCAGATCGTCGGCCCGTTCCTCGAGGACCGCACGCCGCTCAAGCTCGCCGACCTGATCGAGCGCGAATTCGGCGGCTTCGTCCCGCCGCCGCGGTTCGCGAACTAG
- a CDS encoding cytochrome b, translating to MTPRLHYGTPAKILHWLVVALLAIQYPIGWLMPDLHANTPPGAPMILHISFGLTILALIAVRFVWRLTHPVAPESSLPPWQRLSSEVVHWMLYVMVLASTITGWLFASFRGWSVSFFYLFPLPMLAARNPAGNRAIDGLHQASEWLLLILIVVHVAAALAHVFIYRDRVMQRMLPG from the coding sequence ATGACGCCACGCCTGCATTACGGCACGCCCGCGAAGATCCTGCACTGGCTGGTGGTAGCGCTGCTCGCCATCCAGTATCCGATCGGCTGGCTGATGCCGGACCTGCATGCCAATACACCCCCCGGCGCGCCGATGATCCTGCACATTTCATTCGGCCTCACCATTCTGGCATTGATCGCCGTGCGCTTCGTCTGGCGGCTCACCCATCCGGTCGCACCGGAGAGCTCGCTGCCGCCCTGGCAGCGGCTGAGCTCGGAGGTCGTGCACTGGATGCTCTATGTGATGGTGCTGGCGAGCACCATCACCGGGTGGCTGTTCGCCTCCTTCCGCGGCTGGAGCGTGTCGTTCTTCTACCTGTTTCCATTGCCGATGCTGGCCGCGCGCAACCCGGCCGGTAACCGCGCCATCGACGGGCTGCACCAGGCCTCCGAATGGCTGCTGCTGATCCTGATCGTCGTTCACGTCGCCGCCGCACTCGCGCACGTCTTCATCTATCGCGACCGCGTCATGCAGCGGATGCTACCGGGCTAG
- the mbfA gene encoding iron exporter MbfA, which yields MKNFADLTEREILAIAISAEEEDGRIYMSFAEDLAERYPDSAKLFEQMAEEEKGHRHMLLELYEERFGKNLPPIRRENVKGFMQRRPIWLTKNLSLDAIRREVGTMEFEAERFYAKAAEQAKDVGVRRLLGDLAEAEKGHEKVAAKLTDKILSPDVRHKEDETRRRVFVLQYVQPGLAGLMDGSVSTLAPLFAAAFATHQNFQTFLVGLAASIGAGISMGFAEALSDDGSLTGRGSPWLRGAVCGAMTTLGGLGHTMPYLVPDSWTNAFWIATAIASLVVFFELWAIAYIRARYMDTPFLQAVFQIVLGGIIVLGVGILIGAA from the coding sequence ATGAAGAACTTCGCCGACCTCACCGAGCGCGAGATCCTGGCAATCGCGATCTCGGCCGAAGAGGAAGACGGCCGTATCTATATGAGCTTCGCGGAGGATCTGGCGGAACGTTATCCGGATTCAGCCAAGCTGTTCGAGCAGATGGCCGAGGAGGAGAAGGGCCACCGCCACATGCTGCTCGAACTCTATGAGGAGCGCTTCGGCAAGAACCTGCCGCCGATCCGGCGCGAGAACGTCAAGGGCTTCATGCAGCGCCGGCCGATCTGGCTGACCAAGAACCTGTCGCTCGACGCCATCCGCCGCGAGGTCGGCACGATGGAGTTCGAGGCCGAGCGCTTCTACGCCAAGGCGGCCGAGCAGGCCAAGGACGTCGGCGTGCGCCGGCTGCTCGGCGATCTCGCCGAGGCCGAGAAGGGCCACGAGAAGGTGGCGGCGAAACTGACCGACAAGATCCTCAGTCCGGACGTCCGGCACAAGGAGGACGAGACGCGGCGGCGCGTGTTCGTGCTGCAATATGTCCAGCCCGGTCTCGCCGGCCTGATGGACGGCTCGGTCTCGACGCTGGCGCCGCTGTTCGCCGCCGCCTTCGCCACGCATCAGAACTTCCAGACCTTCCTGGTGGGCCTTGCCGCCTCGATCGGCGCCGGCATCAGCATGGGCTTTGCCGAGGCGCTGTCCGACGACGGCTCGCTGACGGGCCGCGGCTCGCCGTGGCTGCGCGGCGCCGTGTGCGGCGCGATGACGACGCTCGGCGGACTGGGGCACACGATGCCCTATCTCGTCCCGGACTCCTGGACCAACGCGTTCTGGATCGCGACCGCGATCGCGAGCCTCGTCGTGTTCTTCGAGCTGTGGGCGATCGCCTACATCCGCGCGCGCTACATGGACACGCCGTTCCTGCAGGCGGTGTTCCAGATCGTGCTCGGCGGCATCATCGTGCTCGGCGTCGGAATTCTCATAGGAGCGGCCTAG
- a CDS encoding alpha/beta hydrolase, whose product MHVLEAGFETPGRPCVLLLHGFPELAYSWRKVMPALAAAGYHVLAPDQRGYGRTTGWSADYDGDLAPFRFTNLVRDALGVVYAFGHRHVASVVGHDFGSPVAAWCAVIRPDVFRSVVMMSAPFPGPPAAPFDIASHPLAAQEDPVHRELAALPRPRKHYQWYYATRQANADMHHPPQGLHEFLRAYYHHKSADWAANAPSPLQAWDAAELAKLPTYYVMDLDKTMAETVAEEMPDAAAIATNRWLPDHELAVYTAEYERNGFQGGLQWYRCGTSGLFDAELQTWSDLTIDVPSAFISGLQDWGIYQRPGVFEAMQSRVCTNMILCELIDRAGHWVQQEQHERVNELLFTFLNKSTA is encoded by the coding sequence ATGCACGTGCTCGAAGCCGGCTTCGAGACGCCCGGCCGTCCCTGTGTGCTGCTGCTACACGGCTTTCCCGAGCTGGCCTATAGCTGGCGCAAGGTGATGCCGGCGCTGGCCGCCGCCGGCTACCACGTGCTGGCGCCGGACCAGCGCGGCTATGGCCGCACCACAGGGTGGAGCGCCGACTATGACGGTGATCTCGCGCCGTTTCGCTTCACCAATCTGGTGCGCGATGCGCTCGGCGTGGTCTATGCATTCGGCCATCGCCATGTCGCGTCTGTCGTCGGCCACGACTTCGGCAGCCCCGTCGCGGCGTGGTGCGCGGTGATCCGCCCCGATGTCTTTCGATCGGTCGTGATGATGAGCGCACCGTTCCCGGGGCCACCCGCAGCACCGTTCGACATCGCCAGCCATCCCCTCGCGGCGCAGGAGGATCCCGTGCATCGCGAACTGGCTGCGCTGCCGCGTCCGCGCAAGCACTATCAATGGTACTACGCGACGCGGCAGGCCAATGCGGACATGCATCATCCCCCGCAGGGGCTGCATGAATTCCTGCGCGCCTATTACCATCACAAGAGCGCAGACTGGGCGGCCAACGCCCCTTCTCCTCTGCAGGCCTGGGACGCGGCCGAACTCGCCAAGCTACCGACCTACTACGTCATGGACCTCGACAAGACGATGGCCGAGACCGTCGCCGAGGAGATGCCGGATGCGGCGGCGATCGCGACGAATCGCTGGCTGCCGGACCATGAGCTCGCGGTCTATACCGCCGAATATGAACGAAACGGCTTCCAGGGCGGGCTGCAATGGTACCGCTGCGGCACGTCTGGTCTATTCGACGCTGAATTGCAGACCTGGTCGGATCTCACGATCGACGTTCCGTCCGCATTCATCTCCGGCCTGCAAGACTGGGGCATCTACCAACGGCCCGGTGTGTTCGAAGCGATGCAGTCCCGAGTGTGCACCAACATGATCCTGTGCGAGCTGATCGATCGCGCCGGACATTGGGTGCAGCAGGAGCAACATGAACGAGTCAATGAGCTCCTGTTCACGTTCCTGAACAAATCGACAGCCTGA
- a CDS encoding acyl-CoA synthetase codes for MTHPSIHARSHPDKIAYQMAGTGKAITYRELDELSNQGAHLFRALGLKAGDHIAFLMENRLAFMEIAWAAQRSGLYYTAISRYLTKDEIAYIIRDCGAKVFITSPKCAEQVRDLVSATDGPLFFMVDEPEPGFRSWDKEAGAQPKTPIADQVAGYDMLYSSGTTGRPKGIKKDFEGNPIDQPNQFLRVLCADMCGMNAESTYLSPAPLYHAAPLRFNMMVSVLGGTSIIMEHFDAEDFLKLVEKYKVTQSQLVPTMFVRMLKLPEDVRKRYDVSTLKGAIHAAAPCPVDVKARMIEWWGPILIEYYAGSEGNGVTVCTSKQWLEHRGSVGRAVVGKIKILGENDEELPTGEIGTVYFADAPVFSYHNDPEKTKRAYNDKGWSTLGDVGYLDADGFLYLTDRKSYMIISGGVNIYPQETEDVLITHPDVADVAVFGVPNEEMGEEVKAVVQPHDMARAGKAFEEQLILFCRQHLSPIKCPRSIDFEPELPRTPTGKLVKRHLRERYWPKKGAA; via the coding sequence ATGACCCACCCCTCCATTCACGCCCGCAGCCATCCCGACAAGATCGCCTATCAGATGGCCGGCACCGGCAAGGCCATCACCTATCGCGAGCTCGACGAGCTCTCGAACCAAGGCGCTCATCTATTCCGTGCGCTGGGGCTCAAGGCCGGCGACCATATCGCCTTCCTGATGGAGAATCGGCTGGCGTTCATGGAAATCGCCTGGGCGGCGCAGCGCTCCGGCCTGTACTACACCGCGATCAGCCGCTATCTCACCAAGGACGAGATCGCCTACATCATCAGGGATTGCGGCGCCAAGGTCTTCATCACCTCGCCGAAATGCGCCGAGCAGGTGCGCGATCTCGTGAGCGCCACGGACGGCCCGCTGTTCTTCATGGTCGACGAGCCCGAGCCCGGTTTCCGCTCCTGGGACAAGGAGGCCGGCGCCCAGCCCAAGACGCCGATCGCCGATCAGGTCGCCGGCTACGACATGCTGTATTCGTCGGGCACCACCGGACGGCCGAAGGGCATCAAGAAGGATTTCGAAGGCAATCCGATCGATCAGCCGAACCAGTTCCTGCGCGTGCTGTGCGCCGACATGTGCGGCATGAACGCCGAGAGCACCTATCTGTCGCCGGCGCCGCTCTATCATGCAGCTCCCTTGCGCTTCAACATGATGGTCTCAGTGCTCGGTGGCACCTCGATCATCATGGAGCATTTCGACGCCGAAGACTTCCTGAAGCTGGTCGAAAAGTACAAGGTCACGCAGTCGCAGCTTGTGCCGACCATGTTCGTGCGCATGCTGAAACTGCCGGAGGACGTGCGCAAGCGCTACGACGTGTCGACCCTGAAGGGCGCGATCCATGCCGCTGCGCCCTGCCCGGTCGACGTCAAGGCCAGGATGATCGAGTGGTGGGGTCCGATCCTGATCGAGTATTATGCCGGCTCCGAAGGCAACGGCGTCACGGTGTGTACCTCGAAGCAGTGGCTCGAGCACCGCGGCAGCGTAGGGCGCGCCGTTGTCGGCAAGATCAAGATCCTCGGCGAGAATGACGAGGAGCTGCCGACCGGCGAGATCGGCACGGTGTATTTCGCCGACGCGCCGGTGTTCTCCTATCACAACGATCCGGAGAAGACGAAGCGGGCCTACAACGACAAGGGCTGGTCGACGCTCGGCGACGTCGGCTATCTCGATGCCGACGGCTTCCTCTATCTGACCGACCGCAAGTCCTACATGATCATCTCCGGCGGCGTGAACATCTACCCGCAGGAAACCGAGGACGTCCTCATCACGCATCCCGACGTCGCCGATGTCGCCGTGTTCGGCGTGCCGAACGAGGAGATGGGCGAGGAGGTCAAGGCGGTGGTGCAGCCGCACGACATGGCGCGCGCCGGCAAGGCGTTTGAGGAGCAATTGATCCTGTTCTGCCGCCAGCATCTGTCGCCGATCAAGTGCCCGCGCTCGATCGATTTCGAGCCGGAGCTTCCGCGCACGCCGACCGGCAAGCTGGTCAAGCGCCACCTGCGCGAACGCTACTGGCCGAAGAAGGGCGCGGCCTAG
- a CDS encoding acetyl-CoA C-acetyltransferase, whose product MAEAYIVAAARTAGGRKGGRLAGWHPADLAAKVLDALVERSGAAPDQVEDVIMGCVMQTGEQSNNIARNAVMASKLPESVPGTSIDRQCGSSQQALHFAAQAVMSGAMDVVIAAGVESMTRVPMGLSSTLPAKNGFGHYKSPGIESRYPNIQFSQFTGAEMMAEKYGLSKDELDEYAYNSHQRAIAATQAGHFKDEIIPLEITRADGSTDTHHIDEGIRFDVSLDGIKSVKLIAENGKLTAATASQICDGASGVMVVNERGLKSLGVKPLARVHHMTMMGGDPVIMLEAPLPATQRALQKAGMSIDEIDLYEVNEAFASVPTAWLKTTGADPNRLNVNGGAIALGHPLGGSGTKLMTTLLHALKARNKRYGLQTMCEGGGMANVTIVERL is encoded by the coding sequence ATGGCGGAAGCCTACATCGTCGCGGCCGCACGCACGGCCGGCGGCCGCAAGGGAGGCCGCTTGGCCGGCTGGCATCCGGCCGATCTCGCCGCGAAGGTGCTGGACGCGCTGGTCGAGCGCTCCGGCGCCGCGCCGGACCAGGTCGAGGACGTGATCATGGGCTGCGTGATGCAGACCGGCGAGCAATCGAACAACATCGCGCGCAATGCGGTGATGGCCTCGAAGCTGCCGGAGAGCGTGCCGGGCACCTCGATCGACCGGCAGTGCGGCTCGTCGCAGCAGGCGCTGCATTTCGCCGCGCAGGCAGTGATGTCGGGCGCGATGGATGTCGTGATCGCCGCCGGCGTGGAGTCGATGACCCGGGTGCCGATGGGTCTCTCCTCCACGCTTCCGGCGAAGAACGGCTTCGGGCACTACAAGAGCCCTGGCATCGAGAGCCGCTATCCGAACATCCAGTTCAGCCAGTTCACCGGCGCGGAAATGATGGCGGAGAAGTACGGTCTCTCCAAGGATGAGCTCGACGAATACGCCTATAACAGCCATCAGCGCGCGATTGCCGCCACGCAAGCAGGCCACTTCAAGGACGAGATCATCCCGCTCGAGATCACCCGTGCCGACGGCTCGACCGACACCCACCACATCGACGAGGGCATCCGCTTCGACGTCAGCCTCGACGGCATCAAGAGCGTCAAGCTGATCGCCGAGAACGGCAAGCTGACGGCGGCCACGGCCAGCCAGATCTGCGACGGCGCGTCCGGCGTCATGGTCGTCAACGAGCGCGGCCTGAAGTCGCTCGGCGTCAAGCCGCTGGCCCGCGTCCATCACATGACCATGATGGGCGGCGACCCCGTCATCATGCTGGAGGCGCCGCTCCCGGCGACGCAGCGCGCGCTGCAGAAGGCAGGCATGTCGATCGACGAGATCGATCTCTATGAGGTCAACGAGGCGTTCGCTTCCGTGCCGACCGCGTGGCTGAAGACCACCGGCGCCGATCCGAACCGCCTCAACGTCAATGGCGGCGCGATCGCGCTCGGCCATCCGCTCGGCGGCTCCGGCACCAAGCTGATGACCACGCTGCTGCATGCGCTGAAGGCCCGCAACAAGCGCTATGGGTTGCAGACGATGTGCGAAGGCGGCGGCATGGCCAACGTGACGATCGTGGAAAGGCTGTAG
- a CDS encoding TetR family transcriptional regulator: MGPQLHNSVPEKLPAGRNATAEKLLDAASELMIARSSIEISLSDIAQKSGSNAALVKYHFGNKDGLLLALLARDAATEVANLEYLLAQPLPPTAKLKLHISGIIRAYHRFPYMNRLIHYLLHESSAEAADEVSKFFVAPLLDFHRRLIEEGVARDEFRAVDPVLFYTSLIGACDHLFFGRHAMSRAIGVGPVTDDVCRQYIAHMEALICGGILKRASGE, translated from the coding sequence TTGGGACCTCAGCTTCACAACAGCGTGCCAGAGAAACTTCCCGCGGGGCGGAATGCGACGGCGGAGAAGCTGCTGGACGCCGCCAGCGAGCTGATGATCGCGAGGTCCTCGATCGAAATCTCGCTCAGCGACATCGCGCAGAAGTCCGGCTCTAATGCAGCGCTGGTGAAATATCATTTCGGCAACAAGGACGGCCTGCTGCTGGCGCTGCTCGCCCGCGACGCGGCGACCGAGGTGGCCAATCTCGAATATCTCCTGGCGCAGCCGCTGCCGCCGACGGCGAAGCTGAAGCTGCACATCAGCGGCATCATCCGCGCCTATCACCGGTTTCCCTACATGAACCGGCTGATCCATTATCTGCTGCATGAGAGCAGCGCGGAGGCGGCCGACGAAGTGTCGAAGTTCTTCGTGGCGCCGCTGCTCGATTTCCATCGCCGGCTCATCGAGGAGGGCGTCGCCAGGGACGAGTTTCGCGCCGTCGATCCGGTGCTGTTCTACACCAGCCTGATCGGCGCCTGCGATCACCTGTTCTTCGGCCGCCACGCGATGTCGCGCGCGATCGGCGTCGGCCCGGTCACCGATGATGTCTGCCGTCAGTACATCGCCCACATGGAGGCGCTGATCTGCGGTGGAATATTGAAACGGGCGAGTGGCGAATAG
- a CDS encoding SDR family NAD(P)-dependent oxidoreductase — MQLNNVAVLITGGGSGLGAATARAMAAKGAKVAVLDQSLENAEKIAAEIKGVALHADVTNEDQVKAGLAKAEAAHGIARVLVNCAGIGGSQRIVGKDGVYPLAKFARIINVNLIGTFNVLRLFAERLVTAEPVGEERGVIINTASVAAYEGQIGQIAYSASKGGVVGLTLPAARDLASQKIRVNTIAPGLFLTPLLMGLNEEARKSLGAQVPHPARLGDASEYGNLAVHIVENPMLNGETIRLDGAIRMAPR; from the coding sequence ATGCAGTTGAACAACGTTGCCGTTCTCATCACCGGCGGTGGCTCGGGTCTCGGCGCAGCTACGGCGCGCGCCATGGCGGCCAAGGGGGCCAAGGTGGCCGTGCTCGATCAGAGCCTGGAAAACGCCGAGAAGATCGCCGCCGAGATCAAGGGCGTCGCGCTGCATGCCGACGTCACCAATGAGGATCAGGTCAAGGCCGGCCTCGCCAAGGCCGAGGCGGCCCACGGCATCGCCCGCGTGCTGGTGAACTGCGCCGGCATTGGCGGCTCGCAGCGCATCGTCGGCAAGGACGGCGTCTATCCGCTCGCCAAGTTCGCGCGCATCATCAACGTCAACCTGATCGGCACCTTCAACGTGCTGAGGCTGTTTGCCGAGCGCCTCGTCACCGCCGAGCCGGTCGGCGAGGAGCGTGGCGTCATCATCAATACCGCCAGCGTCGCGGCCTATGAAGGCCAGATCGGCCAGATCGCCTATTCGGCCTCGAAGGGCGGCGTCGTCGGCCTGACCCTGCCCGCTGCGCGCGATCTCGCCAGCCAGAAAATCCGCGTCAACACCATCGCGCCCGGCCTGTTCCTGACACCGCTGCTGATGGGACTGAACGAAGAAGCGCGCAAGAGCCTGGGCGCCCAGGTGCCGCATCCGGCCCGGCTCGGCGACGCCTCCGAGTACGGTAACCTCGCCGTCCACATCGTCGAGAACCCGATGCTGAACGGCGAAACCATCCGCCTCGACGGCGCCATCCGCATGGCCCCGCGCTGA
- a CDS encoding enoyl-CoA hydratase/isomerase family protein — protein sequence MSQPLLIEHDKGVDRVTLNRPESLNALDPALIDALNAYFESLQRNRTTRVVVLKGAGKNFCAGLDLKAAMQRRGGVNEPPSVTESLDSQRRIADIVMLMRRCPQPIIALVQGAAAGGGFALALAADIRIASRSARMNCAFIKLGLGGCDIGTSYFLPRLVGVSVASELILTGRFIGAERALMVGLVSEIVEEDMLESAAAPFVDAMMTASPVGLRLSKECLNMSVDASSIEAVIAMEDRNQVLCSRSEDFKEGIQAFLEKRKPVYTNR from the coding sequence ATGTCCCAACCGCTGCTGATCGAACACGACAAGGGCGTCGACCGGGTGACGCTCAATCGCCCGGAGAGCCTGAACGCGCTCGACCCGGCGCTGATCGACGCGCTCAACGCTTATTTCGAAAGCCTGCAGCGCAATCGCACCACGCGAGTCGTCGTGCTCAAGGGCGCCGGCAAGAACTTCTGCGCGGGGCTCGATCTGAAGGCCGCGATGCAGCGGCGCGGCGGCGTCAATGAGCCGCCCAGCGTGACCGAGTCGCTGGACTCGCAGCGCCGCATCGCCGACATCGTGATGCTGATGCGGCGTTGCCCGCAGCCGATTATTGCGCTGGTGCAGGGCGCAGCCGCCGGCGGCGGCTTTGCGTTGGCGCTCGCGGCCGATATCCGCATCGCCAGCCGCTCGGCGCGGATGAACTGTGCCTTCATCAAGCTTGGCTTAGGGGGCTGCGACATCGGCACCAGCTACTTCCTGCCGCGCCTCGTCGGCGTCTCCGTCGCCTCAGAACTGATCCTCACCGGACGCTTCATCGGCGCCGAGCGCGCGTTGATGGTCGGACTGGTGTCGGAGATCGTCGAGGAGGATATGCTCGAGAGCGCGGCCGCGCCCTTCGTCGATGCGATGATGACGGCCTCGCCGGTCGGACTTCGACTCTCGAAGGAATGTCTCAACATGAGCGTCGATGCGTCGTCGATCGAAGCCGTCATCGCGATGGAAGATCGCAACCAGGTGCTGTGCAGCCGCTCGGAGGATTTCAAGGAGGGCATTCAAGCCTTCCTCGAGAAGCGAAAGCCGGTCTATACCAACCGCTAG
- a CDS encoding AMP-binding protein: MDGTAAKVLEKPAFRKVNWLARDIDIERRGDGVIVIKSRIPLQAYEPHLAAPLARWAKEAPTRTWLAQRSGAERQWRKLSYAEAKRTVDGLTQGLLDLKLDGRPVAVLSGNSIEHALITMAAMQARSPAAPVSPAYSLMSHDHLKLKYLFGLVKPGVVMVQDGPTFEKALKALDLDGVTVVHVARPCEGIASISFADLAATPVTGAVDASIAQITPDTVGKLLFTSGSTGMPKAVINTQRMMCANAAMMMQTRPRGPDAPISTVLDWMPWNHTMGGNALFNPLLIEGGTLYIDDGRPMPGMFDETIRNLREVSPTYYANVPAGYAALAAAMEKDDALCRSFFKDLGIMAYGGARLPDDLYERMQALAVKTTGERIVFYTGWGSTETAPTSTGTYWNTERVGLIGLPFPGVELKMVPTGDKYELRLRGVNVMPGYFGQPELTKKAFDEEGFYCIGDAGVFVDPNDPAQGIIFAGRVVEDFKLTTGTFVHVGSLRTDAIAAATPAIHDALVTGQDREYVGLLAWPNLHACRQLVGDPNATFEDVVKHPAVIDCVRRGLEAHNKECEGATSRRIGRAMLMVEPPSIDGHELTDKGYINQRAGLERRAALVERLYAAEPDSDVIVL; the protein is encoded by the coding sequence ATGGACGGGACGGCAGCGAAGGTGTTGGAGAAGCCGGCATTCCGCAAGGTCAATTGGCTGGCGCGCGACATCGATATCGAGAGACGCGGTGACGGCGTCATCGTCATCAAATCGCGCATTCCGCTGCAGGCCTATGAGCCGCATTTGGCGGCGCCGCTCGCCCGCTGGGCCAAGGAGGCGCCGACGCGGACCTGGCTCGCGCAACGCAGCGGAGCCGAGCGGCAATGGCGCAAGCTGTCCTATGCCGAGGCCAAGCGCACAGTCGATGGGCTGACGCAGGGCCTGCTCGATTTGAAGCTGGACGGCCGCCCCGTCGCCGTCCTCTCCGGCAATTCGATCGAGCATGCGCTCATCACCATGGCTGCGATGCAGGCCCGTTCGCCGGCCGCTCCGGTGTCGCCGGCCTATTCACTGATGAGCCACGATCATCTCAAGCTGAAATATCTGTTCGGCCTCGTGAAGCCGGGCGTGGTCATGGTGCAGGACGGCCCGACCTTCGAGAAGGCGCTGAAGGCGCTCGATCTCGACGGCGTCACCGTCGTTCATGTCGCGCGTCCGTGCGAGGGCATTGCGAGCATCAGCTTCGCTGATCTCGCCGCGACGCCGGTCACCGGCGCGGTCGACGCGTCGATTGCGCAGATCACACCGGACACGGTCGGCAAGCTGCTGTTCACCTCCGGCTCGACCGGCATGCCCAAGGCGGTCATCAACACCCAGCGCATGATGTGCGCCAATGCGGCGATGATGATGCAGACGCGGCCGCGCGGGCCTGATGCGCCGATCTCGACGGTGCTCGACTGGATGCCATGGAATCACACCATGGGCGGCAATGCGCTGTTCAATCCGCTCTTGATCGAGGGCGGCACGCTCTACATCGACGACGGCCGGCCGATGCCCGGCATGTTCGACGAAACCATCCGGAACCTGCGCGAGGTGTCGCCGACCTATTACGCCAATGTGCCCGCCGGCTATGCGGCGCTGGCGGCGGCGATGGAGAAGGACGACGCGCTGTGCCGCTCCTTCTTCAAGGATCTGGGCATCATGGCCTATGGCGGCGCGCGGCTGCCGGACGATCTGTACGAGCGCATGCAGGCGCTGGCGGTCAAGACCACCGGCGAGCGCATCGTGTTCTACACCGGCTGGGGCTCGACCGAGACGGCGCCGACCTCGACCGGCACCTATTGGAACACGGAGCGGGTCGGGCTCATCGGCCTGCCGTTCCCCGGCGTCGAGCTGAAGATGGTGCCGACCGGCGACAAATACGAGCTGCGCCTGCGCGGCGTCAACGTGATGCCGGGCTATTTCGGCCAGCCCGAGCTGACGAAGAAGGCGTTCGACGAGGAAGGGTTCTATTGTATCGGCGATGCCGGCGTGTTCGTCGATCCCAATGACCCGGCGCAAGGTATCATCTTCGCCGGCCGCGTGGTCGAAGATTTCAAGCTCACGACAGGCACCTTCGTCCATGTCGGCTCGCTTCGCACCGATGCGATCGCAGCCGCAACGCCGGCGATCCACGATGCACTGGTGACCGGGCAGGATCGCGAATATGTCGGTCTCCTGGCCTGGCCCAATCTGCACGCCTGCCGCCAGTTGGTCGGCGATCCCAACGCGACGTTCGAGGACGTGGTGAAGCATCCGGCCGTCATCGACTGCGTCCGCCGTGGTCTCGAAGCCCATAATAAAGAGTGCGAGGGTGCGACCAGCCGGCGCATCGGCCGCGCCATGCTGATGGTCGAGCCGCCCTCGATCGACGGCCATGAGCTGACCGACAAGGGCTACATCAACCAGCGCGCCGGTCTCGAACGCCGTGCCGCACTGGTCGAGCGGCTCTACGCGGCCGAGCCCGACAGCGACGTGATCGTGTTGTGA